CCGCTGCGCGGCAAGATCCTGAACGTGGAAAAGGCCCGCTACGAAAAGCTGCTGTCCAGCCAGGAAATCATCACCCTGATCACCGCCCTGGGCACCGGCATCGGCAAGGTCAGCGAAGACTCGGGCAAGAGCAGCAGCGACGACTACAACCCCGACAAGCTGCGCTACCACCGCATCATCATCATGACCGATGCGGACGTGGACGGCGCCCACATCCGTACCCTGCTGCTGACCTTCTTCTACCGCCAGATGCCCGACCTGGTCGAGCGCGGCCATATCTACATCGCCCAGCCGCCGCTGTACAAGGTCAAGAACGGCAAGGAAGAGCTCTACCTCAAGGACGGCCCGGCCCTCAACAAATACCTGCTCAAGATCGCGCTGAACCATGCCAGCGTGAACACCGGCGGCGACACTCCGCGCACCGTCGAGGGCGAAGAGCTGGCCAAACTGGCCGACATGCACCTGGCCGCCGAAACCGTCATCGAGCGCCTGTCCAACTTCATGGATGCCGAAGCCCTGCGCGCCATTGCCGACGGCGTGCAGATCAAGCTCGACACCATCGAGGAAGCCCAGGAATGCGCCCCGATTCTCGAAGCCAAGCTGCGCGAGCTGACCACCACCGGCGTGCCCGCCGATGTGACGGCCGAGATCGACCCCAACAGCGAGCACCCCATCCTGCGCATCAGCCGCCATCACCACGGCAATATCAAGAGCTCCATCCTGACCCAGGAGTTCGTGCGCAGCCATGACTATGCGGCCCTGTCCGACGAAGCGCAGAACTTCGTCGGCCTGCTGAGCGAAGGCGCCAAGGTCACGCGCGGCGAAGGCGAGAAGGCCAAGACCGAAAAGGTCGGCGACTTCCGTCAGGCCATGGCCTGGCTGATCTCCGAAGCCGAGCGCACCACGGGCCGCCAGCGCTACAAGGGTCTGGGTGAAATGAACCCCGAGCAGCTCTGGGAAACCACCATGGACCCCAATGTCCGCAGCCTGCTGCAGGTCAAGATCGGCGACGCCATCGAGGCTGACCGCGTCTTCACCATGCTCATGGGCGACGAGGTCGAACCGCGCCGCAACTTCATCGAAGACAACGCGCTGCGTGCGGGGAATATCGACGTTTGATCCCCCTGTAGGTGGATGAAAAAACAAAGAGAAGGCCAGCGGAAGCTGGCCTTTTTTATTTCAGCTTCTGCACCGAAGCCCTGGCCTTCACGCGCTCGAAATGGGCTGCCACGCGCGGGAACTCGGCAATGTCCACGCCGTCGCCCTTGAGCCAGCCGGCCACGGTGTAGAGATAGCCGTCGGCCACGGTGAACTGCTCGCCCATCACCCAGGTCTTGTCACCCAGATAGTGCTGCTCGATCACGGCAAAGCAATCGCGCATGTTCTGCGGCACCTTGGCGCGCATGGCGGCCTGGGCGGCCTCGTCGTCGGCCCAGCGCGAGGCGCGTGGACGGTGGGCGTGGGCGATGTGCGCGGTAGAGGCCAGATAGGCATTGAATTCCTGCATCTGCGCCAGCGCAAAGGGATCCTCCAGCGGCGCCAGCCTTGCCTGCGGATGGGTCTGCGCCACATACAGCAGCAGCGCCGGAGTCTCGGTCAGCACACCGCGTTCCGTGGCCAGCGCGGGCACCCTGCCCTTGGGATTGATGCTCAGGTATTCGGGGCTGCGCTGCTCGTTGTCGGCAAAGCTCAGCGTCTTCAGCGTGAACTGGGCATCGGCCTCATAAAGCGCAATCAATACGGCCTGCGCGCAGGTGCCAGCTGCGTAGTAAAGCGTGGTTTGGCTTGCCAAAATCGTTCTCCCGTGGATGGTGATATGCCTGTGCAGTGTAGGCTGCTGCGCAGCCGGCTCAATCCCATGAACCGGGTCTGTTCATAGCAATGGCGCAAGGCAGACATCGACATCTCATGGCAGCATCGCGCTTCTCCCAGAAGTGCCCCACCCGAAATGAAATCCTCCATCCGCATTGTTGACGTCGACCGCCTGGAAACCTGGAGCAAGTACAAGGCCGGCATGTGTGACAGCTGCGCGGCCAATTGCTGCACCATGCCGCTGGAGGTGCGCCTGCCGGATCTGGTGCGCCTGGAGCTGGTGGACCCGTTCGAGGTCGAGAACATCGAGCCCAAGCTGATCGCCAAGCGGCTGCTGAAGATGCGCCTGATCGACCACTTCAACCCCAAGCACGAGATCTTCACCATGGCCCGCCGTGCGGGTGGCGACTGCAATTTTCTGGACAAGAACACGCGCCGCTGCACGGTCTATGAAAAGCGCCCGGAGACCTGCAGATT
This region of Comamonas thiooxydans genomic DNA includes:
- a CDS encoding glutathione S-transferase family protein, which produces MASQTTLYYAAGTCAQAVLIALYEADAQFTLKTLSFADNEQRSPEYLSINPKGRVPALATERGVLTETPALLLYVAQTHPQARLAPLEDPFALAQMQEFNAYLASTAHIAHAHRPRASRWADDEAAQAAMRAKVPQNMRDCFAVIEQHYLGDKTWVMGEQFTVADGYLYTVAGWLKGDGVDIAEFPRVAAHFERVKARASVQKLK
- a CDS encoding YkgJ family cysteine cluster protein, which translates into the protein MKSSIRIVDVDRLETWSKYKAGMCDSCAANCCTMPLEVRLPDLVRLELVDPFEVENIEPKLIAKRLLKMRLIDHFNPKHEIFTMARRAGGDCNFLDKNTRRCTVYEKRPETCRLHPKKGPKPGFCAYGNKALSQI